From Quercus lobata isolate SW786 chromosome 1, ValleyOak3.0 Primary Assembly, whole genome shotgun sequence, one genomic window encodes:
- the LOC115990089 gene encoding UDP-glycosyltransferase 87A1-like gives MEAAKTAAVCHVVALPYPGRGHINPMMNLCKQLVSKAPDILITFIITEEWLGFIGSDPKPSNISYATIPNVLPSELIRGKDFPGFVEAVGAKMGAPVEDVLDRLEPPVTAIVMDPFLVWAVGLGNRRNIPVASLWTMSPSVFSVFHHFELLQQNGQFLLDFSERGDELVEYIPGVSATRIADLPISTQGDHLKALHRALECVSLVSKGQYLLFTTFHELEAQAIDALKANFPFPVYPIGPAIPYLELGNNSSVTNANNGVNYFQWLDCQPPSSVLYISMGSFLSVSNAQMDEIVGGVRDSGVRCLWVSRGEIGRFNDVFDDMSLVVPWCDQLKVLCHSSIGGFWTHCGLNSTLEAIFAGVPMLTFPIAWDQILNCKQIVEDWKIGWRAKKGVGAGKFVTRGEISELVRRFMDQQSEQGNEMRKRVKELQETSRQAIAKGGSSETNLDAFIRNISKGHSH, from the exons ATGGAGGCTGCCAAAACTGCCGCCGTCTGCCACGTGGTGGCGCTGCCCTATCCCGGTCGAGGCCACATCAACCCCATGATGAACCTTTGCAAGCAACTGGTTTCAAAAGCCCCCGATATTCTCATCACCTTCATCATTACTGAAGAATGGCTCGGCTTCATCGGCTCAGACCCAAAGCCAAGTAATATAAGCTATGCCACCATACCAAACGTTTTACCTTCGGAGCTGATTCGTGGTAAAGATTTTCCTGGGTTCGTAGAAGCCGTGGGTGCGAAGATGGGAGCTCCCGTTGAGGATGTTCTGGACCGGCTTGAGCCGCCGGTGACAGCCATCGTCATGGATCCTTTCCTTGTTTGGGCTGTCGGTTTGGGGAACCGAAGGAATATACCGGTGGCCTCACTTTGGACCATGTCGCCCTCGGTGTTCTCAGTGTTTCATCATTTTGAGCTGCTCCAGCAGAACGGGCAATTCCTTCTTGATTTTTCTG AACGAGGAGATGAGCTCGTGGAATACATCCCGGGAGTTTCTGCCACACGTATTGCAGATCTTCCCATCTCTACTCAAGGAGATCATCTAAAAGCTTTGCATCGAGCTCTGGAATGTGTTTCATTGGTGTCGAAAGGGCAGTATCTTCTCTTCACTACGTTTCACGAACTTGAAGCTCAAGCCATTGATGCTTTAAAAGCCAACTTTCCTTTTCCTGTCTACCCTATTGGCCCTGCCATACCTTACTTAGAACTTGGAAATAATTCCTCTGTAACTAATGCTAACAATGGTGTCAACTATTTCCAGTGGCTAGATTGTCAACCTCCATCTTCGGTCTTGTATATCTCAATGGGAAGTTTCCTATCGGTTTCAAATGCCCAAATGGATGAAATTGTTGGTGGGGTGAGGGATAGTGGTGTTCGGTGCTTGTGGGTGTCACGTGGGGAAATTGGTCGGTTTAATGATGTTTTTGATGATATGAGCTTGGTTGTGCCTTGGTGTGACCAATTGAAGGTGTTGTGCCACTCCTCAATAGGAGGGTTTTGGACACATTGTGGATTGAATTCCACTCTAGAGGCTATTTTTGCTGGTGTTCCAATGCTTACTTTCCCTATTGCTTGGGATCAAATCTTAAACTGTAAACAAATTGTGGAGGATTGGAAGATCGGCTGGAGAGCTAAGAAAGGCGTGGGAGCTGGAAAATTTGTGACAAGAGGAGAAATTTCAGAGCTCGTGAGAAGGTTCATGGATCAACAAAGCGAACAAGGAAATGAAATGaggaaaagagtgaaagaacTTCAAGAGACCAGTCGACAAGCAATTGCTAAAGGTGGATCATCAGAAACAAATCTTGATGCTTTTATTAGAAATATTTCAAAAGGCCACAGTCATTAA